A genome region from Pseudanabaena sp. Chao 1811 includes the following:
- a CDS encoding ATP-binding protein, which yields MDSLILNQSLEIYGQSLVAICRLPARTSEALNLLKKGWSSVVVLDQNDQPQGLFSARCLLNWQAESDQCTFVAPAIALEDIDLEPLPAISISMTVADFLQRISQYRHSAETWALVSGDGKFAGILEVSSLLRLLVRTEESEKTSVISLLLPLIYQIPLPVMVSDHDGAIVGMNSAWRNSLYEISPRSEVQRLDSGRDVALELASMEDSPQILQANLPETHEFCTTDGASFTWQVVNVALQGSLQGLEMAIAYDITAQKNLAQELSGLSRLKDEFLTCINHELKTPLTSVIGIASLLSNNTFGELNERQSRYVKMIHQSGRQLVSIIDNMFDLAKAEAGQLELYSETISVKDVCLKSIQQVRKLVQQDSAISRNYNFEEGWELDINLDIDPTIQTILADEARLQQMLVNLLSNAFKFSVLPSGLVGDLPHNAPQIGITVRWWEGWLAITVWDQGIGIPEDKQSLVFQKFQQMENVLTRRFEGTGSSLLLTRHLARLHGGDITFVSQVDVGSQFTILLPPEPVNPDTQTSRIDGARTRLVLIVETSSEEVEVLRKTLADLDYQVVIARSGTEALEKARRLQPCLILLSPNLPMLSGWDVLALLKGDPVTQHIRMVMMKRVDEPRINTHQADGILLKPIKAAELNIFLPHYANIPKSLKFVYLNQNLDDTIIHLLQDLGHCLLEADDLTQCDVLSKIWQPDLFLLDGDNHFLLKHLETISHLEVLANLPILIITRSSVAEIDWLKKRFPSLGLHDCIGLQLEHLDSNRAEILLALHQSITNAVSYVTTHVLTHTLNN from the coding sequence ATGGACTCCCTCATCTTAAATCAGTCTTTAGAAATATATGGGCAGTCTCTGGTGGCAATTTGCCGATTGCCTGCCAGAACTTCCGAAGCATTAAACCTTCTGAAAAAGGGCTGGTCTAGTGTAGTGGTGCTGGATCAAAATGATCAGCCCCAAGGGTTGTTTAGTGCGCGTTGTTTGTTAAATTGGCAAGCTGAGTCCGATCAATGTACGTTTGTTGCACCTGCGATTGCTCTAGAGGATATTGATCTTGAGCCATTGCCTGCGATCTCAATCTCGATGACCGTGGCGGACTTTCTGCAAAGAATTTCGCAATATCGGCATTCGGCGGAGACTTGGGCTTTGGTTAGTGGAGATGGTAAATTTGCAGGTATCTTAGAGGTTTCTAGCCTATTAAGATTGCTCGTAAGAACTGAAGAGAGCGAGAAAACTTCGGTTATCTCGTTATTGCTACCTTTAATTTATCAAATACCTTTGCCTGTGATGGTGAGCGATCACGATGGGGCAATTGTGGGTATGAATTCTGCATGGCGCAATAGTCTCTATGAAATATCGCCGCGATCGGAAGTGCAGCGTTTAGATAGTGGGAGGGATGTAGCTCTTGAGCTAGCCTCTATGGAGGATTCTCCTCAAATACTGCAAGCGAATTTGCCAGAAACCCATGAATTTTGTACGACTGATGGTGCTTCTTTTACTTGGCAAGTCGTGAATGTGGCTTTGCAAGGTAGCCTTCAAGGGTTAGAAATGGCGATCGCCTATGATATTACAGCTCAAAAAAATCTGGCTCAAGAACTATCGGGGCTGAGTCGGCTCAAAGATGAATTTTTGACCTGTATTAACCATGAATTAAAAACACCATTGACTTCAGTGATTGGTATTGCCAGTTTGCTTAGCAACAATACCTTTGGAGAGCTAAATGAGCGTCAAAGTCGTTATGTGAAAATGATCCACCAAAGTGGTAGACAGCTAGTTTCGATCATTGACAATATGTTTGACCTTGCTAAAGCAGAAGCAGGGCAACTTGAACTATACTCTGAAACTATTTCGGTCAAAGATGTTTGCCTGAAAAGTATTCAACAAGTTAGAAAATTGGTGCAGCAAGACTCAGCCATTTCCCGCAATTATAACTTTGAGGAAGGCTGGGAATTGGATATTAATTTGGATATTGATCCAACTATCCAAACTATTTTGGCGGATGAAGCAAGATTGCAGCAAATGCTGGTGAATCTTCTATCTAATGCCTTTAAATTTAGTGTTTTGCCATCGGGATTGGTCGGGGATTTACCCCATAACGCGCCCCAAATCGGTATTACTGTACGCTGGTGGGAAGGTTGGCTAGCGATCACTGTATGGGATCAAGGGATTGGGATTCCTGAAGATAAGCAATCTTTGGTATTTCAAAAATTCCAACAGATGGAAAATGTATTGACTCGACGTTTTGAAGGTACAGGTTCCAGTCTTCTATTAACTAGACATCTCGCCCGTTTGCATGGCGGGGATATTACTTTTGTTTCCCAAGTCGATGTGGGTAGCCAGTTTACAATTTTGCTGCCTCCTGAGCCTGTGAATCCTGATACACAAACATCTCGAATTGATGGTGCGCGTACTCGGTTGGTCTTAATTGTCGAGACTTCATCTGAGGAAGTAGAAGTGCTGAGAAAGACCCTTGCAGATCTGGATTATCAAGTTGTAATTGCGCGATCGGGTACTGAAGCTCTAGAAAAAGCGCGACGGTTGCAGCCTTGTCTGATTCTGTTAAGTCCAAATTTACCGATGTTGTCGGGTTGGGATGTGTTAGCCCTGCTTAAGGGGGATCCTGTCACACAGCATATTCGGATGGTGATGATGAAACGTGTAGATGAGCCACGGATTAACACTCATCAAGCTGATGGAATTTTGTTAAAGCCAATTAAGGCTGCGGAACTTAATATTTTCTTACCCCACTATGCAAATATTCCTAAATCCCTCAAATTTGTATATTTAAATCAAAATTTGGACGATACGATCATTCACTTGTTGCAAGACCTCGGTCATTGCCTACTAGAGGCTGATGATTTGACACAATGTGATGTTTTATCTAAGATTTGGCAACCAGATTTATTTTTGCTTGATGGTGACAATCATTTTCTGTTGAAGCATCTGGAAACCATTAGTCATTTAGAGGTACTTGCAAATCTACCGATCTTGATCATTACGCGGTCGTCGGTTGCTGAGATCGATTGGTTGAAAAAACGCTTTCCGAGTTTGGGTTTGCATGATTGTATTGGTTTGCAATTAGAGCATTTAGACTCAAATCGAGCAGAAATTTTGCTGGCTTTACATCAGTCAATTACCAATGCAGTGAGTTATGTTACAACTCACGTACTAACGCACACTTTAAATAATTGA